Proteins from one Brevibacillus humidisoli genomic window:
- the aspS gene encoding aspartate--tRNA ligase gives MQTIYRTVFCGEVGKEHIGKQITLNGWVQKRRDLGGVIFIDLRDRSGIVQIVFNPEVNKPAWEKADKVRSEYVLAVTGEVVARDPEAINPKLKTGEIEVHISEITVLNDAKTPPFLIEDDNDVDEQVRLKYRYLDLRRPEMQRTMILRSKAVKALRDFMDEHGFLDVETPILSKSTPEGARDYLVPSRIHPNQFYALPQSPQLYKQLLMVSGFERYYQIARCFRDEDLRADRQPEFTQLDIETSFTPVEELLPLMEQMIVHVFKESIGVDVPTPFPRLTYAEALGRYGSDKPDIRFGMELTDVSDIVATSGFKVFADVTKNGGQVKAINAKGCGHYSRKEADDLQKFAARYGAKGLAYIGFKDGERKGPIAKFFTPEEIEAIRQRLAAEDGDLLLFVADKPKVVADALGALRSKLGHELGLIDYSQFSFLWVVDFPLVEWDEEQKRYVALHHPFTRPKDEDVDLLDSDPGAVRAQAYDLVLNGYELGGGSMRIYKREIQEKMFRALGLSEEEAREKFGFFLDAFEYGTPPHGGIALGLDRLVMLLAGRSNLRDVIAFPKTASASDLMMEAPGEVSPEQLKELHIALIPPKEDK, from the coding sequence ATGCAAACAATCTACCGTACTGTGTTTTGTGGTGAAGTGGGAAAGGAACATATCGGCAAGCAGATTACGTTAAATGGTTGGGTCCAGAAACGGCGTGACCTTGGCGGCGTCATCTTTATTGACCTGCGCGACCGCAGCGGCATCGTCCAGATCGTCTTTAATCCTGAAGTGAACAAGCCGGCTTGGGAAAAGGCGGACAAGGTACGCAGCGAATATGTGCTGGCCGTCACTGGGGAAGTGGTGGCACGCGACCCGGAAGCGATCAACCCCAAGCTGAAAACGGGCGAGATCGAGGTGCACATCTCTGAGATTACTGTGCTGAACGATGCCAAGACGCCTCCGTTTCTGATCGAAGACGACAACGATGTCGATGAACAGGTAAGGTTGAAGTATCGTTACCTGGATTTGCGCCGTCCGGAGATGCAACGTACGATGATACTGCGAAGCAAAGCGGTCAAAGCGCTGCGCGACTTCATGGACGAACACGGATTCCTTGATGTAGAGACGCCGATTCTAAGCAAGAGCACACCAGAGGGAGCACGGGACTATCTGGTGCCGTCACGGATCCACCCCAACCAGTTTTACGCCCTGCCGCAGTCGCCGCAGTTGTACAAGCAGTTGCTGATGGTGTCTGGTTTTGAGCGCTACTACCAGATCGCCCGTTGTTTCCGCGACGAAGATCTGCGGGCTGACCGGCAACCGGAGTTTACCCAGTTGGACATTGAGACCTCGTTTACACCGGTAGAAGAACTGCTGCCGCTGATGGAGCAGATGATCGTCCATGTATTCAAGGAATCGATCGGCGTCGATGTGCCAACTCCGTTCCCACGGCTAACTTATGCAGAGGCGTTGGGACGTTACGGGTCCGACAAGCCGGACATCCGGTTCGGAATGGAGTTGACGGACGTCTCCGACATTGTGGCAACCAGCGGTTTTAAAGTGTTTGCCGACGTAACGAAGAACGGTGGACAGGTAAAAGCAATCAATGCCAAAGGCTGCGGACACTATTCCCGTAAAGAAGCGGATGACCTGCAGAAGTTTGCCGCCCGTTACGGAGCGAAAGGACTTGCCTACATCGGGTTCAAGGATGGCGAACGAAAGGGTCCGATCGCCAAGTTCTTTACACCTGAGGAGATTGAAGCGATCAGACAGCGTCTCGCAGCAGAAGATGGGGATCTGCTGCTGTTCGTCGCAGACAAGCCGAAAGTGGTGGCCGATGCCTTGGGAGCTCTGCGCAGCAAGCTGGGACACGAACTGGGACTGATTGACTACAGTCAGTTCTCGTTTCTCTGGGTGGTGGACTTTCCGCTCGTGGAATGGGATGAGGAGCAGAAGCGTTATGTCGCCCTGCACCATCCATTTACCCGTCCAAAAGATGAAGACGTGGATCTGCTGGACAGCGACCCTGGGGCAGTCCGTGCGCAGGCCTACGACCTGGTGCTTAACGGTTATGAACTGGGCGGCGGATCCATGCGGATCTACAAGCGGGAGATCCAGGAGAAAATGTTCCGTGCGCTTGGCTTGAGTGAAGAGGAAGCGCGAGAGAAGTTCGGCTTCTTCCTTGACGCTTTTGAGTACGGCACACCGCCGCACGGTGGGATTGCCCTTGGACTGGACCGACTGGTGATGCTGCTGGCCGGCCGCAGCAACCTGCGCGATGTGATTGCGTTTCCGAAGACAGCAAGCGCCAGCGATCTGATGATGGAGGCACCCGGAGAGGTGTCGCCGGAACAGCTGAAGGAACTTCATATCGCCCTGATCCCGCCCAAAGAGGACAAGTAG
- the hisS gene encoding histidine--tRNA ligase has protein sequence MARIQIPRGTQDIMPGTVELWQYVEEKIRDLCHRYNYQEIRTPIFEHTELFRRGVGETTDVVEKEMYSIESRGEDALTLRPENTAGVVRAYVEKKLYGAPNQPVKLYYLGPMFRHERPQAGRLRQFTQFGVEAIGASDPAIDAEVIAVAYRFYEEMGLSGLTVELNSVGTLEDRARHRVHLLEYLNERRTELCADCQSRIDRNPLRVLDCKVEKDQQLTKDAPSILDYLSEESAAHFEAVKQYLDALGISYHVNPRLVRGLDYYTLTAFEIKMQEIGAVETLCGGGRYNGLVAELGGDDVPGIGFALSIERLLIALQKKGIELPVTHSLDCYLITQTPQAKSVTVQLLDQLRQAGLSAEMDYLERKMKGQLKAADRLAAGYTVIIGESELEKGTVVLKEMASGEQQEVAQQDLAATLVAKIQGKESK, from the coding sequence ATGGCGAGAATTCAGATTCCGCGCGGCACGCAGGATATTATGCCGGGTACCGTGGAACTGTGGCAGTACGTGGAAGAGAAAATCCGCGACCTTTGCCATCGCTACAATTACCAGGAGATCCGAACCCCTATCTTTGAACACACCGAACTGTTCAGACGGGGTGTTGGTGAAACGACTGATGTCGTGGAGAAGGAAATGTACAGCATCGAGTCTCGCGGTGAGGATGCGCTGACGTTGCGTCCGGAGAATACGGCAGGCGTGGTGCGGGCTTATGTAGAGAAGAAGCTCTACGGTGCGCCCAATCAGCCGGTCAAACTGTATTACCTGGGGCCCATGTTCCGTCACGAGCGTCCTCAGGCGGGACGGCTTCGCCAGTTTACCCAGTTTGGCGTAGAAGCGATCGGAGCGAGTGATCCGGCGATAGACGCAGAAGTGATAGCCGTAGCGTACCGTTTTTACGAAGAAATGGGCCTCAGCGGCTTGACGGTCGAACTGAACAGCGTCGGTACGTTGGAAGACCGGGCCCGTCATCGGGTACACCTGCTGGAGTATCTGAACGAGCGGCGCACAGAGCTCTGCGCCGATTGTCAGTCCCGTATCGACCGCAATCCGCTGCGTGTTCTGGACTGCAAAGTGGAGAAGGATCAGCAGTTGACCAAAGATGCTCCGTCAATTCTCGACTACCTGAGCGAGGAATCGGCTGCTCACTTCGAAGCAGTGAAACAATACCTGGATGCGCTCGGCATCTCCTACCATGTGAACCCACGGCTGGTGCGGGGGCTTGATTACTACACGCTGACTGCCTTCGAGATCAAGATGCAGGAGATTGGAGCAGTGGAGACGCTATGCGGCGGCGGCAGGTACAATGGACTGGTGGCCGAGCTGGGCGGGGATGACGTGCCAGGGATCGGCTTCGCGCTCAGCATTGAACGACTGCTGATCGCCCTGCAGAAAAAAGGAATTGAATTGCCGGTCACCCATTCGCTTGACTGTTATCTTATCACACAGACCCCACAGGCAAAAAGTGTGACTGTTCAATTGCTGGATCAGCTGCGGCAGGCTGGACTATCTGCTGAGATGGACTACCTGGAGCGGAAGATGAAAGGACAGCTCAAGGCAGCCGATCGATTGGCAGCGGGCTACACAGTGATCATCGGCGAGTCGGAACTGGAAAAGGGAACGGTTGTGCTAAAAGAGATGGCAAGCGGCGAACAGCAGGAGGTGGCCCAGCAAGACCTGGCAGCCACACTTGTTGCCAAGATTCAAGGTAAGGAAAGCAAATAG
- a CDS encoding coproporphyrinogen III oxidase, whose protein sequence is MIEIKCTGHAFQREISHILALFYEDPDIAFVQEWQHPDALRIELALMMKTAGVSTHGVLHHASHPEEYRYERLYTVRGEQGERRTAKQAINYTLLFLLERFTGTRQGWGILTGIRPTKLLHKLLTSGIGREEAHRQLRSDYMVRPEKLALLQDIVDRQLQVVPDFYQIDRELSVYIGIPFCPTKCAYCTFPAYAIQGQKQRVGGFLEGLHYEIGMIGDWLKQNQISITSIYFGGGTPTSITAEELDELFVSLHEFFPGMDSVRELTVEAGRPDTITPEKLEVMKKWRVDRISINPQSFTDDTLTAIGRHHSVAETIEKYHLAREMGFSNINMDLIIGLPNEGLDEVKHSFAQVEQLMPTSLTIHTLSFKRASEMTQNKARYAVASREEVGQMMAYAADWTEAHGYHPYYLYRQKNILGNLENVGYAIEGQESIYNIMIMEEAQTILGLGCGAVSKLMAPGSGKLTRWANPKDPKTYNETYRQLVEKKLRDLDDVYFGGGVRAHG, encoded by the coding sequence ATGATAGAAATCAAATGTACGGGACATGCCTTTCAACGGGAAATCTCCCACATCCTGGCGCTGTTTTACGAGGATCCGGACATCGCCTTCGTGCAGGAATGGCAGCATCCGGACGCGCTTCGAATTGAGCTGGCATTAATGATGAAGACGGCGGGAGTCAGCACGCATGGTGTCCTGCATCACGCTTCTCATCCCGAAGAGTACCGCTACGAGCGGCTGTACACCGTACGTGGCGAACAGGGGGAGCGAAGAACAGCCAAACAGGCGATCAATTATACGTTGCTGTTCCTGCTCGAACGTTTTACCGGAACGCGGCAAGGATGGGGGATCCTGACCGGTATTCGGCCCACAAAACTGCTGCATAAACTGCTGACGTCGGGTATCGGACGGGAAGAAGCACACCGTCAACTACGCTCCGACTACATGGTCCGGCCCGAGAAACTGGCCTTGCTGCAAGATATTGTCGATCGACAACTGCAGGTGGTTCCTGACTTTTACCAGATTGACCGCGAGCTGTCTGTCTACATCGGCATCCCGTTCTGTCCGACCAAGTGCGCCTATTGTACCTTTCCCGCTTACGCGATCCAGGGGCAGAAACAGAGGGTCGGCGGCTTTCTGGAGGGGCTTCACTACGAGATTGGCATGATCGGCGATTGGTTGAAGCAGAACCAAATATCAATCACTTCGATTTACTTCGGTGGCGGAACACCAACCAGCATCACAGCAGAAGAACTGGACGAACTGTTTGTCTCTTTGCACGAGTTCTTTCCCGGAATGGATTCGGTACGGGAGTTGACGGTGGAAGCGGGGCGTCCGGATACGATCACTCCGGAGAAGCTGGAAGTGATGAAAAAGTGGCGGGTTGACCGGATCAGCATCAATCCACAGTCATTCACAGACGATACGTTGACGGCGATCGGGCGGCATCACTCAGTCGCAGAGACGATCGAAAAATATCATTTGGCCCGTGAGATGGGATTTTCCAATATCAATATGGACCTGATCATCGGCCTGCCCAATGAGGGGCTTGACGAGGTGAAACACAGCTTCGCACAGGTGGAGCAACTGATGCCAACCTCTTTGACGATACACACCTTATCCTTTAAACGGGCTTCGGAAATGACGCAAAATAAAGCGCGATATGCGGTGGCAAGCCGCGAGGAAGTTGGCCAGATGATGGCGTATGCGGCTGACTGGACCGAGGCTCATGGCTATCACCCCTACTATTTGTACAGACAGAAAAACATTCTGGGCAACCTGGAAAACGTCGGCTATGCGATCGAAGGACAGGAAAGCATCTACAACATCATGATCATGGAGGAGGCGCAAACGATTCTCGGCCTTGGCTGCGGCGCCGTCTCCAAACTAATGGCTCCCGGTTCGGGGAAACTGACGCGTTGGGCAAATCCCAAAGATCCAAAGACGTACAACGAGACCTACCGACAACTGGTGGAAAAGAAGCTGCGCGACTTGGATGACGTCTACTTCGGCGGTGGCGTGAGAGCCCATGGTTAA
- a CDS encoding SH3 domain-containing protein: protein MFSRLLHLAAGFALLLSLVLPASVWAVSAANVQVTVDKLNVRSGPGLDHAVISSVTADMKLPVLAEQESWTQVQLPDGSKGWVASWLVKPLADGTASHIESTVTNLNVRSGPSQTFAVIGQINPGSTYPVVKKNEQWVQIELSDGKTGWVAGWLVKEAAASSTPGNVINEPTVPTNPSPPPTSRAQQSPGAPVITPPGSGPNPPATSMPSAVSITLGTLTNVHNNHDVAAPVIGQLSPGDTIEAMPRGNGWYQITYDGAVGWIRPGSEADPVTGNGSSGSTTDPVSPPAAPAVEQPAVQPTVTVDVSDLILRSQPTTESQRLTLLAKGTSLTVLSTEGDWYQVKTPDGQVGWVAGWLVSKPVQSETEQTQPTVTIMNPGTNIRSGPGTDNTILTRVQAGDVYPIVKTEGDWFQIKLSDGTLGYVAGWIVSASGLPDVIKQNQLKGKVIVVDPGHGGEDNGATGSSFSTLEKVVNLQVSKLLKNKLEAAGATVILTRSDDRKLSLQNRVDIAVENKADLFVSIHHNTHPSSLTNGTIIFYYDKGNSSKLASLVQSEVVKATNYKNLNARYGNYYVLRENTVVSILAEIAFLSNYQDELRVRSSKHQELAAEGIYRGIVRYFQ, encoded by the coding sequence GTGTTCTCTCGCCTATTGCACTTGGCAGCAGGATTCGCCCTGCTTCTCTCTCTAGTCTTGCCTGCTTCCGTGTGGGCGGTAAGCGCTGCGAATGTGCAGGTCACAGTGGACAAGCTGAATGTCAGATCGGGTCCTGGACTTGACCATGCTGTCATCTCCAGTGTGACGGCGGATATGAAGCTGCCTGTATTAGCCGAACAGGAGAGTTGGACACAGGTTCAACTGCCGGATGGCAGCAAGGGCTGGGTGGCCAGTTGGCTTGTGAAACCGCTTGCGGACGGAACCGCTTCCCACATCGAGAGTACGGTGACCAATCTGAATGTACGCTCCGGGCCAAGTCAGACATTTGCCGTGATCGGCCAGATCAATCCCGGCAGTACCTACCCGGTGGTGAAGAAAAACGAACAATGGGTTCAGATTGAGCTGTCGGATGGAAAGACCGGGTGGGTGGCAGGCTGGTTAGTGAAAGAGGCAGCTGCTTCATCGACACCCGGAAATGTCATAAACGAACCGACTGTACCAACCAATCCTTCGCCGCCGCCAACTAGTCGAGCCCAGCAATCCCCTGGCGCGCCCGTGATAACACCGCCTGGCAGCGGCCCGAACCCGCCAGCGACATCGATGCCATCAGCTGTCTCCATAACGCTGGGAACACTGACCAACGTACATAACAATCACGACGTGGCTGCACCGGTGATCGGTCAATTAAGCCCCGGGGATACGATCGAAGCGATGCCTCGCGGGAATGGCTGGTACCAGATAACGTATGACGGTGCCGTGGGCTGGATCCGGCCGGGTAGTGAAGCCGATCCAGTCACAGGAAACGGCAGCAGCGGTTCGACGACTGATCCTGTATCTCCCCCTGCCGCACCAGCGGTAGAGCAGCCAGCCGTACAACCGACGGTCACAGTGGACGTATCCGATCTGATCCTGCGGAGTCAGCCGACCACTGAAAGCCAACGCTTGACACTGCTGGCCAAAGGGACAAGCCTCACCGTCCTCTCGACTGAAGGGGATTGGTATCAGGTAAAAACCCCAGACGGGCAGGTCGGATGGGTGGCCGGGTGGCTGGTAAGCAAGCCGGTCCAATCTGAAACAGAGCAGACACAGCCTACAGTAACGATCATGAATCCGGGCACCAATATCCGCTCTGGTCCGGGAACCGACAACACGATCCTCACGCGTGTGCAGGCAGGAGATGTGTATCCGATCGTCAAGACTGAAGGCGACTGGTTTCAAATCAAGCTAAGTGACGGAACGCTTGGTTATGTCGCCGGCTGGATCGTCAGTGCCAGCGGATTGCCCGACGTGATCAAGCAAAACCAACTGAAGGGAAAGGTCATCGTCGTTGATCCCGGTCACGGTGGTGAAGATAATGGCGCAACCGGCTCCAGCTTCTCTACTCTGGAAAAAGTGGTCAACCTGCAGGTCTCCAAACTGCTGAAGAACAAGCTGGAAGCAGCTGGCGCGACGGTCATCCTGACGCGAAGCGATGACCGCAAACTGAGTCTGCAGAATCGTGTCGACATTGCCGTGGAGAATAAAGCCGATCTGTTTGTCAGCATCCACCACAACACTCATCCCAGCTCGCTGACCAATGGAACAATCATTTTCTACTACGACAAAGGAAACTCAAGCAAGTTGGCTTCCCTGGTCCAAAGTGAAGTCGTCAAGGCGACCAACTACAAGAACCTGAATGCCCGCTACGGAAACTATTATGTCCTGCGGGAAAATACGGTCGTCTCGATTCTGGCTGAGATCGCCTTTTTATCCAACTATCAAGACGAACTGCGTGTCCGCAGTTCCAAACATCAAGAGTTGGCGGCCGAAGGGATCTACAGAGGGATTGTACGGTATTTCCAGTAA
- a CDS encoding aspartyl-phosphate phosphatase Spo0E family protein, which translates to MQQPCKANRFDGAEELVRNKVTPSTDINTDLLDHTHKVKFLYLKKRPLCYPSQPSDSTSPPALADEHKLRKIVDELSLQLRALVAEKGFADDAVVELSQKLDIYIVQLQYIIRQKAAARLS; encoded by the coding sequence ATGCAGCAACCATGCAAAGCAAACCGCTTTGACGGGGCAGAAGAACTTGTTAGAAATAAAGTTACTCCTTCAACCGACATAAACACAGACCTCCTGGATCATACCCATAAGGTAAAGTTTCTCTATCTGAAAAAACGACCACTCTGTTATCCGTCGCAACCGTCAGATTCGACCTCTCCTCCTGCGTTGGCAGATGAACATAAGCTGCGAAAAATCGTCGATGAGTTGTCTCTGCAGTTGCGAGCATTGGTAGCAGAGAAAGGTTTCGCAGATGACGCTGTTGTTGAACTTAGCCAGAAGCTGGACATTTATATTGTACAGCTCCAATACATTATTCGCCAAAAAGCAGCTGCTCGTCTATCGTAA
- the dacB gene encoding D-alanyl-D-alanine carboxypeptidase/D-alanyl-D-alanine endopeptidase, producing the protein MRLPKGIYCTWLVICLLLFQVVAVPQAVSAAEETADKQLAAHIEKLLADLEQESASRGMSVGIAVYNLTKQEYLYAYQKDKAFVPASNLKLLVTLAALERLGPDFRYKTEVYADGKVTPAGVLEGDLVLKGYGDPSFALEDLNSLVSKLKEAGVKRITGSIKVDESYFDDVRLGPAWMWDDEVYGYSAQLSGLTLNRNAVTVKITPDQAIGAAPTLQMIPANDYVTLQNEVKIVEGQQDDLTYERPRGQNTITISGTIGKQAEPIEEPLAVEDPALFVGNALKHQLISAGISLNPQVTIAKDKLDKGTPLVTHYSQPLAELIKELNKESDNFYAESLLKTLGAELKGEGSFAAGSEAVADVLQDARIVTGYQQVDGSGLSRLNLIAPDHFIKLLAYVQEQEYKEVFEASLPIAGGEGTLENRFLDTPAANNLMAKTGSMSGVNCLSGYVTAENGDKLAFSILSNGIYKSKYARDLQDQVGTLLASYPNLSVPDAFTPVDPQQYELSSLLDPIVTELEKSGATAGVIVKSLDRQDEQAILYAHNADKLFTPASNAKLLTSLTALRQLGADYRFKTELYLTGPVNPGGVLTGDLIIKGYGDPTLHTEDSLKVQEGVSIEEIVEQINEAGIKVIQGDIIVDDHYFDDQRLGLGWAWDDESYYYNAQTSALSINRGTVRIDYQPGERGGEQVELTLSPQTQYVQIVNEAKTVDADAENTFSIERVRGQNMIRVTGNLPLGAKADYERIAVEEPALYTGTVLLEKLREAGIKAAQSKVKAGEVPDESRKLAEFASQPLKEIITYLNKNSDNHYAEMMTKVLGAEKKAEGSTGAGIEVIYETVSALGVDETFDLFDASGLTRYNLIAPRQLLTALEAMAEQPEFESFLGSLPVAGADGTLKNRMKGTRAENNVRAKTGTLTGVSSLSGYVSTQTGERLAFSIMINGHIGDTDELKALEDRIVAALAGYRGETALLPLFLTIAESPGSI; encoded by the coding sequence TTGCGTTTACCAAAGGGGATCTATTGTACATGGCTGGTGATCTGTCTGCTGCTGTTTCAGGTAGTAGCCGTTCCACAAGCCGTTAGCGCAGCAGAAGAGACGGCAGACAAACAGTTGGCAGCCCATATTGAAAAGCTGCTCGCTGATCTGGAGCAGGAGTCGGCCAGCCGGGGGATGTCAGTAGGCATTGCCGTCTACAATCTGACAAAGCAAGAATATTTGTATGCCTATCAAAAGGACAAGGCATTTGTTCCCGCATCCAATCTGAAGCTGTTGGTTACCCTTGCCGCACTGGAACGCTTGGGGCCAGATTTTCGGTACAAGACGGAAGTCTATGCAGACGGAAAGGTGACGCCAGCTGGAGTTTTAGAAGGTGACTTGGTGCTGAAAGGCTACGGGGATCCCTCCTTTGCTTTGGAGGATTTGAACTCTCTCGTGAGTAAGCTGAAAGAGGCAGGCGTCAAGCGGATTACCGGGTCGATCAAAGTGGACGAAAGTTACTTTGATGACGTTCGGTTGGGACCTGCGTGGATGTGGGATGACGAGGTATACGGCTACAGTGCCCAACTGAGCGGCCTCACGTTAAACAGAAACGCCGTTACTGTGAAGATTACCCCCGATCAAGCGATCGGAGCTGCTCCCACACTACAGATGATACCGGCTAACGACTATGTCACTTTGCAGAACGAGGTAAAAATTGTCGAAGGCCAACAGGATGATCTTACATACGAACGACCGCGTGGACAGAACACGATCACCATCAGCGGCACAATCGGCAAACAGGCTGAACCGATAGAGGAGCCGCTGGCAGTAGAAGATCCGGCGCTGTTCGTCGGCAATGCCTTGAAACATCAGCTGATCTCTGCGGGAATCTCGCTCAATCCTCAGGTGACGATTGCCAAAGACAAGCTGGATAAGGGAACGCCGCTGGTTACCCACTACTCACAGCCGCTGGCGGAACTGATCAAGGAACTGAATAAGGAGAGCGACAACTTTTATGCGGAGTCTCTGCTCAAGACGTTGGGAGCAGAGCTGAAAGGAGAGGGCAGTTTTGCCGCCGGCAGCGAAGCCGTTGCCGATGTGTTGCAGGATGCCAGGATTGTCACAGGCTACCAGCAGGTGGACGGATCGGGATTGTCCCGCCTCAACCTGATCGCGCCGGATCACTTCATCAAACTGCTTGCCTATGTTCAGGAGCAGGAATACAAAGAAGTATTTGAGGCCTCGCTGCCGATCGCGGGGGGTGAGGGGACGCTGGAGAATCGTTTTCTGGACACGCCAGCGGCCAACAATCTGATGGCCAAGACGGGGAGCATGAGCGGCGTCAACTGTCTGAGCGGCTATGTTACAGCCGAAAACGGTGATAAACTGGCCTTCTCGATCCTCAGCAACGGCATCTATAAGTCGAAATACGCAAGGGACTTGCAGGATCAGGTGGGCACGCTGCTGGCCAGCTATCCGAATCTGAGCGTTCCGGACGCATTCACCCCAGTGGATCCACAGCAGTACGAACTCTCTTCGCTGCTCGACCCTATCGTTACCGAGTTGGAAAAGAGCGGTGCTACTGCGGGTGTGATCGTCAAATCGCTAGACCGACAAGACGAACAGGCTATCCTATACGCTCACAACGCGGATAAACTTTTTACACCAGCTTCCAATGCCAAACTGCTTACCAGTCTGACCGCTCTTAGACAACTGGGAGCCGACTATCGATTTAAGACCGAGCTGTATCTGACGGGTCCGGTTAACCCGGGTGGCGTGCTAACTGGCGATCTAATCATCAAAGGATACGGTGATCCCACTCTCCATACCGAAGACAGTTTGAAAGTGCAAGAGGGGGTTTCCATTGAGGAGATCGTTGAGCAGATCAACGAGGCGGGAATCAAAGTGATCCAGGGCGACATCATCGTCGATGATCACTACTTTGACGATCAGCGGCTCGGTCTCGGCTGGGCTTGGGACGACGAAAGCTATTACTACAATGCTCAAACCAGCGCACTCTCCATAAACCGGGGAACAGTGAGGATCGATTATCAGCCAGGGGAGCGGGGGGGCGAACAGGTAGAGTTGACCCTCTCGCCACAGACACAGTACGTTCAGATCGTCAACGAAGCCAAGACGGTGGACGCAGACGCAGAAAACACGTTTTCGATCGAACGAGTGCGCGGTCAAAATATGATCCGCGTAACAGGGAATCTGCCGCTTGGAGCAAAAGCGGATTATGAACGGATTGCCGTAGAGGAGCCAGCGCTATACACCGGTACAGTACTACTGGAGAAACTGCGCGAAGCTGGCATCAAAGCGGCACAGAGCAAAGTAAAAGCAGGAGAGGTGCCGGACGAAAGTAGAAAGCTGGCTGAATTCGCCTCTCAGCCATTGAAGGAGATCATCACGTATCTCAACAAAAACAGTGACAACCACTATGCCGAGATGATGACAAAGGTACTCGGAGCGGAGAAAAAAGCAGAAGGAAGCACGGGGGCAGGCATCGAGGTTATCTACGAAACAGTTTCCGCCCTCGGTGTGGATGAAACATTTGATTTGTTTGACGCTTCCGGTCTGACGCGATACAATCTGATTGCGCCGCGGCAGTTGCTCACTGCTTTGGAAGCAATGGCGGAGCAGCCGGAGTTTGAGAGCTTTTTGGGCTCTTTGCCGGTCGCTGGTGCAGACGGCACACTAAAGAACAGAATGAAAGGAACCAGAGCAGAAAACAACGTAAGGGCCAAGACAGGAACGTTGACAGGAGTCAGCAGTCTATCTGGCTATGTTTCAACACAGACTGGCGAACGTTTGGCTTTTTCCATCATGATTAACGGCCACATCGGTGATACCGATGAGCTGAAAGCGCTGGAAGACAGGATTGTAGCCGCCCTAGCTGGTTACCGCGGTGAAACAGCTTTGCTGCCGCTTTTCCTGACGATCGCCGAGAGCCCGGGTTCCATCTAG
- a CDS encoding GNAT family N-acetyltransferase: MVGSYDVDGCLDREGANHDHRKPRILRQWAALYGSICNRARCKGFVCITIADRWRDREFGVCVLQDFWGYGIGKHLLQASISWADSNGIKKMTLQVLERNEKAIELYKRFGFEIEGIPKNDKLLSDGNYYNAIMMGRWIE, encoded by the coding sequence GTGGTTGGATCGTACGATGTGGACGGATGTTTAGATAGGGAAGGGGCCAATCATGATCATCGAAAACCAAGAATATTACGTCAATGGGCTGCATTATACGGTTCGATCTGCAATCGAGCAAGATGCAAAGGATTTGTCTGCATTACGATTGCAGATCGATGGAGAGACCGAGAATTTGGGGTATGCGTTTTACAGGATTTTTGGGGGTACGGAATTGGGAAACATCTACTGCAGGCGTCGATTTCTTGGGCAGACTCCAACGGCATCAAAAAAATGACGTTACAAGTTTTGGAAAGAAATGAGAAAGCCATTGAACTGTATAAACGGTTTGGCTTTGAAATCGAAGGGATACCAAAAAACGACAAACTTCTCTCGGATGGCAACTACTACAATGCGATTATGATGGGGAGATGGATAGAATGA
- the dtd gene encoding D-aminoacyl-tRNA deacylase — translation MRVVVQRASQASVEVNGETVGRIGKGLVLLVGISHDDTEQDAAFIAEKLAHLRIFEDEQGKMNRSVLETGGQILSISQFTLYGDCRKGRRPNFMSAARPEKAEPLYQQLNQKLREKGLQVETGRFGAMMQVHLTNDGPVTLIVESGS, via the coding sequence ATGCGGGTTGTAGTCCAGCGTGCGAGCCAGGCAAGTGTGGAGGTAAACGGAGAAACAGTTGGCCGCATTGGCAAAGGACTGGTCCTATTGGTCGGGATCAGTCATGATGACACGGAGCAGGATGCAGCGTTTATTGCAGAAAAATTGGCTCATCTGCGGATATTTGAAGATGAGCAAGGGAAGATGAATCGGAGTGTGCTGGAGACAGGCGGACAGATCCTGTCGATCTCGCAGTTCACGCTGTATGGCGACTGCCGTAAGGGACGGCGCCCCAACTTTATGTCTGCCGCTCGTCCGGAAAAAGCGGAACCGTTGTATCAACAGCTAAACCAAAAGCTGCGGGAAAAGGGATTACAGGTGGAGACAGGTCGTTTTGGGGCGATGATGCAGGTGCACCTGACAAACGATGGACCGGTCACCCTGATCGTAGAAAGCGGATCATAA